A region from the Streptosporangiales bacterium genome encodes:
- a CDS encoding IS630 family transposase, protein ALEKDVREWIKMWNEDPKPFVWKKTAEEILDSLARYITRISGGRH, encoded by the coding sequence GGCACTGGAGAAAGACGTCCGCGAATGGATCAAGATGTGGAACGAGGACCCGAAACCGTTCGTGTGGAAGAAGACCGCGGAGGAAATCCTCGACTCCCTCGCACGATATATCACACGAATTTCCGGCGGGCGACACTAG